Proteins found in one Hypericibacter terrae genomic segment:
- a CDS encoding flagellar hook assembly protein FlgD gives MTTVNGVGTNTGTSSNGGTNALSSFSNNFDNFLTLLTKQLQYQDPLSPLDTNQFTQQLVEFTSVEQQIETNQKLDSLLGVQSDNQAMAALSFLNNVIEAQSDQVMLQDGSAQISYDLSSDAETATLVIKDADGQTVRTIPLSDTKTGTHDLTWDGKDQNGNQLDDGVYDISVQAVDDKNVQLAVTTGTRGKVDAVQRIDGEFHLSIGDLDVPLSKVGSVRSPTASGSST, from the coding sequence ATGACCACCGTCAACGGCGTCGGAACGAACACGGGCACCAGCTCCAATGGGGGCACCAATGCCCTGTCGTCCTTCTCCAACAATTTCGACAACTTCCTGACGCTGCTGACCAAGCAGCTCCAGTATCAGGATCCCCTGTCGCCGCTCGACACCAACCAGTTCACCCAGCAGCTGGTCGAGTTCACCAGCGTCGAGCAGCAGATCGAGACCAACCAGAAGCTGGATTCGCTCCTGGGCGTGCAGTCCGACAACCAGGCCATGGCGGCGCTCAGCTTCCTCAACAATGTGATCGAGGCGCAGAGCGACCAGGTCATGCTGCAGGATGGATCGGCGCAGATTTCCTACGACCTCTCGAGCGATGCCGAGACCGCGACACTGGTCATCAAAGATGCCGACGGCCAGACCGTGCGGACCATTCCTCTCAGCGACACGAAGACCGGCACGCATGACCTGACCTGGGACGGCAAGGACCAGAACGGCAACCAGCTCGATGACGGCGTCTATGACATCTCGGTCCAGGCGGTCGACGACAAGAACGTGCAGCTCGCGGTGACCACGGGCACGCGCGGCAAGGTCGACGCCGTCCAGCGCATCGACGGCGAATTCCATCTTTCGATCGGGGACCTGGACGTGCCTTTGAGCAAGGTCGGATCGGTGCGTTCGCCAACGGCCAGCGGCAGCTCCACCTGA